ATGAGTTCCTCCGCATCCGGCAGCCACCGGTTCACGGCAGTCGGCCGGCAGGCCCACTGCACCGCGCCCCGCGAGCCGAACCGGGTCGGCGGGGCGGCGACGTACGCCCCCTCCCCGAGGGTGACGAGGTCGAGCGAGGCGGGCGGCCAGCCCAGCTTCCGTACGAGATCGGGGACCTTGGCGGTGGCGCCGGGGAGCACGAAGAAGTGCATGCGCCGGTCCGGGGTGCAGGAGACGGGGCCGAGGGTCAGCTCCATGCGGCGCATCCGGGCGAGGGCGAGACAGCCGGCCGTCTCGGGCACCTCGATCGCGTCGAACGTGCGCCCCGTGGGCAGCAGGATTGACGCGGAAGGCCGCTTCGACCACATACGGCGCGCGACGGTCGCGCTGCCCGTCGCCTGCGTCGGCCAGTCCTCGCGCGCCGGGTGCGCGCCGGGTGCGGCGCACACGGGCTCGCCGCAGGAGCAGCGCTGCACC
This genomic interval from Streptomyces dengpaensis contains the following:
- a CDS encoding bifunctional DNA primase/polymerase translates to MDETIAGTETAQIPTQRGESLQETAVRYAEERHWDVLPGTWLEAVDGVQRCSCGEPVCAAPGAHPAREDWPTQATGSATVARRMWSKRPSASILLPTGRTFDAIEVPETAGCLALARMRRMELTLGPVSCTPDRRMHFFVLPGATAKVPDLVRKLGWPPASLDLVTLGEGAYVAAPPTRFGSRGAVQWACRPTAVNRWLPDAEELISPLAYACGRDR